From Chitinivorax sp. B, the proteins below share one genomic window:
- the aceA gene encoding isocitrate lyase produces MTTREARIAAIQKDWDTNERWNGIKRGYTAADVERLRGSVHVEYSLAKHGAAKLWERLHTQPYVNCLGALTGGQAMQQVKAGIQAIYLSGWQVAADNNSYMAMYPDQSLYPVNSVPTVVERINNAFTRADEIQHSKGIERGDAGFVDYFAPIVADAEAGFGGVLNAHELMKAMIRAGAAGVHFEDQLASVKKCGHMGGKVLVPTQEAVQKLIAARLAADVYGVPTLVIARTDAEAADLLTSDCDENDKPFLTGERTAEGFFKTRKGIDQAISRAIAYADYADLVWCETGTPDLEFARKFAEAVHAKHPGKMLAYNCSPSFNWKKNLDDATIAKFQRELGAMGYKYQFITLAGIHSMWYNMYDLAQDYVARGMSAYVEKVQEPEFAARDRGYTFVSHQQEVGTGYFDDVTTVIQGGASSVTALTGSTEEEQFH; encoded by the coding sequence ATGACTACTCGCGAAGCACGCATTGCAGCGATTCAGAAAGACTGGGACACCAACGAGCGCTGGAACGGCATCAAGCGCGGCTACACCGCAGCAGACGTTGAGCGTCTGCGTGGCTCTGTACATGTGGAATACAGTTTGGCCAAGCATGGCGCAGCCAAACTGTGGGAGCGTCTGCATACCCAGCCTTATGTCAACTGTTTGGGTGCTCTGACTGGTGGCCAAGCCATGCAACAGGTCAAAGCCGGCATTCAGGCCATTTATCTGTCCGGCTGGCAAGTTGCCGCTGACAACAACAGCTACATGGCGATGTATCCTGACCAATCGCTGTACCCGGTGAACTCGGTACCGACCGTGGTTGAACGCATCAACAATGCTTTTACCCGTGCCGATGAAATTCAGCATTCCAAGGGTATTGAGCGTGGTGATGCAGGCTTCGTCGACTACTTCGCACCAATCGTTGCTGATGCTGAAGCAGGTTTTGGCGGCGTGTTGAATGCGCATGAGCTGATGAAAGCGATGATCCGTGCTGGCGCAGCTGGCGTTCACTTTGAAGACCAATTGGCTTCAGTGAAGAAATGTGGTCACATGGGTGGCAAGGTACTGGTTCCGACTCAAGAAGCCGTACAGAAATTGATCGCAGCACGCCTAGCTGCTGACGTATACGGCGTACCGACACTGGTGATCGCCCGTACCGATGCTGAAGCAGCTGACCTGCTGACCAGCGATTGCGACGAAAATGACAAGCCGTTCCTGACTGGCGAACGTACTGCAGAAGGTTTCTTCAAGACCCGTAAAGGTATCGACCAAGCGATCAGCCGTGCGATTGCCTATGCTGACTACGCTGACTTGGTATGGTGCGAAACCGGCACACCGGATCTGGAATTTGCTCGCAAGTTCGCTGAAGCCGTACATGCCAAGCACCCTGGCAAAATGCTGGCTTACAACTGCTCTCCTTCCTTCAACTGGAAGAAGAACCTGGACGATGCCACCATCGCCAAATTCCAGCGCGAGCTGGGTGCAATGGGCTACAAGTACCAGTTCATCACCCTCGCTGGCATCCACAGCATGTGGTACAACATGTACGATCTGGCGCAAGACTACGTTGCACGCGGCATGTCGGCTTATGTTGAGAAGGTGCAAGAGCCGGAATTCGCAGCACGCGACCGCGGCTACACCTTCGTATCTCACCAGCAGGAAGTGGGCACTGGCTACTTCGATGACGTGACCACTGTGATTCAAGGTGGCGCTTCCTCAGTTACCGCCCTGACTGGTTCGACTGAAGAAGAACAATTCCACTAA
- the grpE gene encoding nucleotide exchange factor GrpE, giving the protein MQGNHELEPKPDQINAAESATDNQAVDQPEVMPSTEELLRQAELKASEHHDAWLRAKADAENIRRRAHEDVQNANKYAVTKFATELLAVKDSLEMAMKDNSSVENIKMGVEMTLKQLVSAFEKFQVVEINPEGQKLDPHKHQAISVVPADVEPNTVVSVMQKGYMLADRVIRPAMVVVSKAKE; this is encoded by the coding sequence ATGCAAGGCAATCACGAACTCGAGCCGAAACCTGATCAGATCAATGCCGCCGAGTCGGCTACAGACAACCAGGCGGTCGATCAGCCCGAAGTCATGCCAAGCACTGAAGAGCTGCTGCGTCAGGCAGAACTGAAGGCAAGCGAGCATCATGATGCGTGGCTGCGTGCCAAGGCCGATGCGGAAAACATCCGACGTCGTGCACATGAAGACGTTCAGAATGCGAACAAATACGCCGTTACCAAATTCGCCACCGAATTGCTGGCTGTGAAAGACAGCCTGGAAATGGCGATGAAAGACAACAGCTCGGTTGAGAACATCAAGATGGGTGTCGAAATGACGCTCAAACAGCTTGTCAGCGCGTTTGAAAAGTTTCAGGTCGTGGAAATCAATCCGGAAGGCCAAAAGCTTGATCCGCACAAGCATCAGGCAATCAGCGTGGTGCCGGCTGACGTTGAACCCAATACCGTGGTGAGCGTGATGCAAAAGGGCTACATGCTGGCTGATCGCGTGATCCGCCCTGCGATGGTCGTGGTATCCAAGGCCAAGGAATAA